One window of Mediterraneibacter butyricigenes genomic DNA carries:
- a CDS encoding glycosyltransferase, which translates to MLFSIIVPVYNSEKYLAQCIESVLCQTYTNFELILIDDESTDSSYELCQSYSVKDPRVRVVRKKNGGTSSARNAGLDIVTGQYTTFIDNDDYWHDPDALALLATQLEESQADALFYNSVSYYQNTDSFSHVKEPLSRNQLLSLSTEDALKELIQHQLLYRAVWTKVVKTSLIKEHHIYFPEGMRNEDTDWTATLLQHISSLDYCEKTFYVYRKGTGNAQTDTAPNFKIITDLAKILKKHTDTAQSLPQKRREVLYHYLAYPYAVWMAQIRSCSLRHPAVKKEFSAMKKYSFLLKYNWDPSVRLVSCAYRLLVLELHLIY; encoded by the coding sequence ATGCTTTTCAGCATTATTGTCCCGGTTTACAATTCCGAAAAATATTTAGCACAATGCATAGAAAGTGTTCTCTGTCAAACTTATACAAATTTCGAATTAATTTTAATTGATGACGAATCCACGGATTCTTCCTATGAACTCTGCCAGAGCTACTCTGTAAAAGATCCTCGTGTTCGCGTTGTCAGGAAAAAGAATGGTGGAACTTCCTCCGCAAGAAACGCTGGTTTAGATATCGTCACCGGTCAGTATACCACTTTTATCGATAATGATGATTATTGGCATGATCCAGATGCTTTAGCTCTTCTTGCTACACAATTAGAAGAAAGTCAGGCAGATGCTCTATTTTATAATTCTGTATCCTATTATCAGAACACGGATTCTTTTTCACATGTGAAAGAACCACTTTCCAGGAATCAACTTTTATCTTTATCAACAGAAGATGCCCTAAAAGAACTCATACAACATCAACTTCTCTACCGCGCTGTTTGGACAAAAGTTGTAAAAACCTCTCTTATTAAAGAACATCATATTTATTTCCCGGAAGGAATGCGCAATGAAGATACCGACTGGACAGCCACACTTCTTCAACATATCTCTTCACTGGATTATTGTGAAAAGACTTTTTATGTTTATAGAAAAGGAACCGGAAATGCTCAAACTGACACTGCACCTAATTTTAAGATCATAACCGATCTTGCAAAAATTTTGAAAAAGCATACAGATACAGCTCAAAGCCTTCCACAAAAACGTCGTGAAGTTCTTTATCATTATCTTGCTTATCCTTATGCTGTTTGGATGGCTCAGATTCGTTCCTGCTCTCTTAGACATCCTGCTGTAAAAAAAGAGTTTTCAGCCATGAAGAAATATTCTTTTCTTCTGAAATACAACTGGGATCCCTCAGTCAGATTAGTCAGTTGTGCTTATCGCCTTTTGGTTTTAGAATTACATCTCATTTATTGA